Genomic window (Saccharothrix australiensis):
CTCCTCACTATCGGGTGAGGCGGGTATACCCAGCGCGTCAGCCGACTACCCGTCGGATCGTGTTGATCGGGCCGATCGACTCGATGTCCTGGATCTTCACCGGCACGCCCTCGGTGGACGCGTGCACGGCGCGGATGCCGTCGACGACCATCGACACGTGGTGCCGGTCGGCGTAGTAGATCACCAGGTCGCCGGGCTTGACCTCGTTGAGCGACACGGCCCGGCCGATGGTCGCCTGCCCGTAGGTGGTGCGGGGGATGGCGATGCCCGCCGACCGGTAGGCCGCCTGCATGAGGCTGGAGCAGTCCCACGTGTCGGGGCCGTTCGACCCGTACACGTAGTCCTCCCCGCGCTGCTCCAGGGCGAACGCCAGCGCCTCCCCGGCCTGTCCGGGCGGGACCGGCACCTCGCCGGTGAAGCCCTCGTCGGCCAGCGCGTCGCGTTCGGACTTCGGCAGGGCCCGGTACGCGTCGCGCGCCTCGGTGATCCGCGCGTCGAGCGCGGCCTTGCGCTGCCCGATGTCGTCGATGGCCTTGGTCGCGTTCGCGGCGGCGTCGGTGGCGCGGCGGGCCGCGTCGTCGGCCTTGGCGACGGCCGCGCCGAGGTCGGCCATCGCGCGTGAGTTCTCGCCGGCGAGGACGCCCAGCGCGGACATCCGGTTGAGGAAGTCCTGCTGCGACTCGCTGACCAGGATCGCCGAGAGCTGGTTGAACCGCGCGCCCTCGAAGGACGCCTCGGTGAGCAGGTCGACCTGGCCGCGCAGGTCGTCCTGCGCCCTGCGGGCGTCGTCGAGGTCGCGGTTGGCCTGGTCGAGTTCGCCCTGTGCCTTGGACAGGTCGTCCTGGGCGCGCAGGTGCTCCTCGTTGAGCTTCTCGGCCTCGGTGGTCAGCTCGTTGT
Coding sequences:
- a CDS encoding NlpC/P60 family protein, with amino-acid sequence MASYPVQRTVRAALAAVAVIALVGAVPAAPAAADPVPPNASEALRRYNELTTEAEKLNEEHLRAQDDLSKAQGELDQANRDLDDARRAQDDLRGQVDLLTEASFEGARFNQLSAILVSESQQDFLNRMSALGVLAGENSRAMADLGAAVAKADDAARRATDAAANATKAIDDIGQRKAALDARITEARDAYRALPKSERDALADEGFTGEVPVPPGQAGEALAFALEQRGEDYVYGSNGPDTWDCSSLMQAAYRSAGIAIPRTTYGQATIGRAVSLNEVKPGDLVIYYADRHHVSMVVDGIRAVHASTEGVPVKIQDIESIGPINTIRRVVG